The DNA region ACCAGTCCGCCGCCCCCACGCCAGATGGCCGAGCGGGCGTCGATGGAGTCGACGCAGCAGAAGGCCGCGTCCCCGAGTGGGATCGCTGGACGCCAACGGTTCAGTACCGCATCCACATCAATCTCTGGATCAATCGCCAGCACCGCGTCGCGGCAGGCGTCAACCTTCCGCCGTCCGACATCGCCGCGGACGTACCCCTGCGTCGTGACGTTGCTCGCGTCGACCTCGTCGAAATCGACTAGCCTCAGCCGACGCACGCCAAGCGAGGCGAGCTGCATCGCGACCTGCCTTCCAACGGCGCCAACGCCGACCACGGCTACGTCGAGTGACGCGAGCCTCGCTTGTGGCACAAGCTGTGCTTGCCGCACGAAGCGGACTTCTAACTGTGTCGTACTCATAGCGTCGGGACCCTGTTGTTAGTCGGTAGGACAGCTCCAGAGGGACCGGGCGACACCCAGGTCGAGCCCGAACAGCCGCTCACCGAACGCGTCGACCTCATCCCATTCGTCTTCCTGCTCGACGCAGGTCTCGTACTCCTTGAGCCACGTGGCGTGGTCGCTGCCGGTAAACGGCTCGTCCCACGCAACCCGCACGGGGAGCTGCTGCGTGGCGCCCGGGCCGGCGTGCACTCCCAGACGGGCGTACCAGCGCCCGCCACGGGCCAGAATCGCCATCACGGCCCAGCCGGCCGGCCCAAACACCCGGGCGAACGTTTCTTCGTCGGTGCCGCTGGGCGCTGGCGAGCTCCCCGGGTGTGTGTGGAACCAGACCCGGCCGAACTGCTGGGGGCTAAGCCCGGCGTCGGCCTGCTGGTCGAAGTAGTCGGCCACCGCGGCGTCGTCAAACGCTACGGTGACCGAGCTACAGACCTGGTTTACCAGCACCACGTCCCGCACCAGCAGCAGGTCCTCGGGGTCCGTAACGCCAAAACAGCCGATCTCGGTCGGCCCGGCGTCACGCAGGAACCGGAGCTTGGCCCACGCATAGGGCGTAAGCCGCAGCGACCTGCGGGGCTGCTCCTGCCTCTGCTTCCGCAGTGGCTTCCTTGTCCTCGGTACACGCATCACAGACTCCGTCGGTTAGGCATTGGTGGCAGTAGATCTTGGAACAGTCGCTGCAGGGCTCCAGGCAAGAGCGGCAGTTGTTGTCGTCGCAGCCCGTGCAAGCATCGCAACAGCCGTGGCACAGACTGTCACCGCAGCCTTCGCAGCTCTGCACGCACTCGTCGCAAAGCTGTGCGTCGCAGCGGCCGCACAGGCCACGCTCATCGGCGTCCACACTGGCGCCGCAGTCGATGCAGGGGACGCCGTGCCAGCGGTCGAGGCAGACGTACGCACTCGACTCGTTATAGGTCTGGAGGATCTGGCGGAGGATCAGCACGAAGTCGTGCAGCCTCCCTTCCGCGCTGGCGGCCTGCAGCACGTGCGTCCCTTCCCCTTCACACAGCCGGTCGTCCACCACATGCGGGTGGGTGACGCCCGGGTTGGAGTCGGGCGGGTTGGGGTGCAGGGCCATCACTTCGTAGTTGGGCTGTTCGGCGCCAAGCAACTGCCAATGGACAGCGATCATGAATGGGCCCAGGCTGACCTCTTCCAGCTCAATGGGATCGGTCGCGACTAGCAGCAACTGCCGCTTGAAGTCGATCTCGAGACGACGGGACTCGTCGTCGATCGCCCGCAGGTCCCAGAAAAGGGTGCCGGTTAGTGGCGGCTGGGTACACCGCCTCTCTGCACGCAGCCGCTCGGCCTGGGTCGTGGCCACGACAAAGCCGCACTCGCATCGCTCCTCAGCGACATGTCTGGCATATTCGAACTCGCAGTTCTGAGTCGGCTCCACTCCCAGCTCTGCTGCGGTGGGGCGACCGCTGCGACTTCGTGATTCTTCGAACCGCACAAAGTTTGACCAACACAAGCAGATTTCCCTTCCGACCCTATCTCGCGGCGGTGCAGCTCACCTCCTTCGCGAGCCTGAATGGCCAATCGGCCGAGCGTGCCTCATCCGCGGCGGTTGGCCGGCTCCGCCAACTCGCAGCCGTGTCCCAGCTCGGCGAAGACCTCCGCAGATCGCTCCAGGCGCCCAGCCGCCGAAGCTGGTCCAGTTTTGGCGGCTTGACGGGGGTAGAATCTGAGAGAAGTGATGTCCACCGACCGCAGGTGCGAAACGGCCGGCTGGCCCCTGCTGCGTCTAGCGCAAATGCAGGCGGTGTCCCTGCCGACCGAAGACTTCAGCGACTTACCAGCGGACACGCGCCGGACCCCCAAACCGCTGGACGGGCTGCATCGACGGCAAGCGTTCGTCGGCGCCCAGATCGCTGAGCGCGGCTCACGTCTGCTGCGCGTGTCTTGGGGAACGACGTGGGAATCACCCCGCATGCTCCCCTGCTGAATGGCTATTTGCGACAACCAACTCGCGCGGCGTCGAACGACGGAAGGAGGAGGTGGGGGTGGCCGGAGATAAGGGGATGGGCGGCGCTGCACGCAGCGGACAGTGAAGGGGATATACTACATTCTCGGCGGAGTCGAACGTGCGTTCTTCTCCTTGCTTCTCCCCACTCCCGCCAGGTCGGTGACAGGTCGAACCATGCGAATCAACGCCCCACTAGGTTTGCGGACAGGCCCGCTGATTGTTGCTGGCCTGATGGTGTTTGCGGTGGCGGCAACGGCGCGCGGACAGGCGCCCGAGGCAGGACCCGCTCCCGATGCGTCGCAAGCAGTGGTCGCCACCCCAGAGGGCAAGACGCCCGGCGTTTGCTTCTACCCCGGGCTCGACCGCTACACCCGCCGGGTGACCACGCGCTCCGCAGAAGCGCAGCGTTGGTTCGATCAGGGGATCCAGTTGCTCTACGGTTTCAATCACGACGAGGCGATCCGCTCGTTCGAGCAGGCCAGCCGGATCGATCCGGCGTGCGCCATGGCGTGGTGGGGCGCCGCGTACGCGCGTGGCATGCACATCAACAACCCCGAGATGAGCGAGGACCAGAGCCGCCTGGCGTACGAGGCGGCC from Pirellulimonas nuda includes:
- a CDS encoding ThiF family adenylyltransferase, whose protein sequence is MSTTQLEVRFVRQAQLVPQARLASLDVAVVGVGAVGRQVAMQLASLGVRRLRLVDFDEVDASNVTTQGYVRGDVGRRKVDACRDAVLAIDPEIDVDAVLNRWRPAIPLGDAAFCCVDSIDARSAIWRGGGGLVGFWADGRMRGETLRVLSACDAASRAHYSQSLFPQHEAQAGACTARSTIYAAGMTAGLMLSQLVRWLRGQPLDADLSLNLLASELIVSTHRAKEATLVG
- a CDS encoding Mov34/MPN/PAD-1 family protein; its protein translation is MRVPRTRKPLRKQRQEQPRRSLRLTPYAWAKLRFLRDAGPTEIGCFGVTDPEDLLLVRDVVLVNQVCSSVTVAFDDAAVADYFDQQADAGLSPQQFGRVWFHTHPGSSPAPSGTDEETFARVFGPAGWAVMAILARGGRWYARLGVHAGPGATQQLPVRVAWDEPFTGSDHATWLKEYETCVEQEDEWDEVDAFGERLFGLDLGVARSLWSCPTD